The Fibrobacter sp. genomic sequence CAAGCTCCAACCGATGATTATAAGGAACAGGAACATCTTCCTGGGAAACAAGCTCAACCGGCGCATCCAGAAAATCAAAACAGTCATAGCTTACAAGCCAGGATATATGCGACCCCACAGATGCATAAGGCCAGGCCTCATCAACCACCACACACCGGTTTGTCTTCTCTACCGATCTGTATATCAGCTCCTCATCGAGCGGCCTGAGTGTGCGTAAGTCAATCACCTCCGCATCCACTCCCTCCTTCTCCAGCCTCTCTGCCGCTTCCAGCAGCAGATAAATCGGCTTTGAAAACCCTATCAGCGTTACATCACTGCCCTCCCGTCTCACTGCCCCCTTTCCCAAAGGAATCAGATACTCCTCCTCAGGCACCTCCCCCCGAAGAGAATACATAAGCTCAGATTCCAGAAAGACAACAGGGTTGTTGTCCCTTATCGATGACTTCAAAAGACCCAGAAAATCGGCAGGTGTGGATGGTGCCACGACTTTAAGACCCGGACAATGAGAATAGATCGATTGCAGCCCCTGTGAATGCTGCGCGCTTAGATACTCAGCCGGACCATTGGGCCCCCGGAAAACTACCGGCACATTTATCTGCCCTCCGGACATGTAAAGCATCTTGGATGCATTGTTGTAGGTCTGATCCAGCGCCTGAAGGGAAAAATTGAGAGTCATCCATTCCACCACCGGACGAAGTCCGGCCATAGCTGCCCCTATACCCACCCCTGTGAATCCCTCTTCAGAAATCGGAGTATCGATCACCCGCAATGGCCCGTACTTCTCCAGCAAACCCTGGCTTACCTTGTAGGCACCATGATACTGCGCCACCTCCTCACCAATAAGCACCACATTCTCATCCCTGGCCATCTCCTCATCCAGGGCACGTCTCAGCGCCTCCCGAACACTCATTATCATAAGTACCGCCCTTCAGGTTTTATAGACATCCTCATAGAGCGACTCCAGAGAGGGATCAGGGGACCTTTCCGCATATAGTGCCGCCTCCTCACTTTTCCTCCTGGCAACCGAGTCCATCTGAAGAAACTTCTCTTCAGTTAAGACCCCCCCGTTGAGAAGCTTTACCTTTA encodes the following:
- a CDS encoding pyruvate dehydrogenase complex E1 component subunit beta; this encodes MIMSVREALRRALDEEMARDENVVLIGEEVAQYHGAYKVSQGLLEKYGPLRVIDTPISEEGFTGVGIGAAMAGLRPVVEWMTLNFSLQALDQTYNNASKMLYMSGGQINVPVVFRGPNGPAEYLSAQHSQGLQSIYSHCPGLKVVAPSTPADFLGLLKSSIRDNNPVVFLESELMYSLRGEVPEEEYLIPLGKGAVRREGSDVTLIGFSKPIYLLLEAAERLEKEGVDAEVIDLRTLRPLDEELIYRSVEKTNRCVVVDEAWPYASVGSHISWLVSYDCFDFLDAPVELVSQEDVPVPYNHRLELAALPSVDKILEAVKRVTYRS